In Chlamydia serpentis, the following are encoded in one genomic region:
- a CDS encoding protease-like activity factor CPAF has protein sequence MKKGKLGAIVFGFLFAGSVIGFAKDLTKNNAYQDLNVIEHLIGVKYAPLPWKELLFGWDLSQQTQQARLQLLIEEKPTTNYCQKVLSNYMKSLNDYHAGLVFYNTESAYIPYIFQRTETGHLFVVDVQTHQGDISIGDEILEIDSMGVREAIESLRSGRGSLTDYSSAVRSLTSRSAALGDAVPTGITMIKVRRPSGIIRSTAVRWRYTPEHIGDFSLLAPLIPEDKRLFQSPSCSLFRVSSKNYSCPTNSLFSSYMVPYFWEEVRVQNKQRFESGYHIGSRDGFLPLFGPVVWEQTKGPYRAYIFKTRDKQGNTYRLGMLRISSYIPSELEGLEDNHKDNPWELFGEIIDIFQKEADALIIDQTNNPGGSVFYMYGLLSMLTDRPLETAKHRLILTQDEVSSALHWQDLLEDVFTDEQARTVLGETMEGYCMDMHAVAALQNFSQRVLSCWATGDINLSQPLFLLGFEYIQPHPKHQFTKPLFMLINENDFSCGDLAPAILKDNERAVLIGKTTAGAGGFVFQVTFPNRSGIKAVSLTGSLAVRKDGDFIENLGVSPHIDLGFTSKDLQTTRFSDYIETVKNIVTTSLAENAKKQEEKKPQEESSEVTYVTYPYA, from the coding sequence ATGAAAAAAGGCAAACTAGGAGCCATAGTTTTTGGCTTTCTGTTCGCAGGCAGTGTTATTGGTTTTGCTAAGGATTTGACCAAGAACAATGCCTATCAAGATTTAAATGTAATAGAGCATTTGATAGGCGTGAAATACGCTCCACTACCATGGAAAGAGTTGTTATTTGGGTGGGATTTATCTCAACAAACACAGCAAGCTCGCTTGCAATTGCTCATTGAGGAGAAACCTACCACAAATTATTGCCAAAAGGTTCTCTCTAACTATATGAAATCGTTAAATGATTATCATGCTGGGCTCGTATTTTATAATACTGAAAGCGCGTATATTCCCTACATATTTCAAAGGACTGAAACTGGTCATTTGTTTGTTGTAGACGTGCAGACACATCAGGGTGATATCTCTATAGGAGATGAAATTCTTGAAATTGATAGTATGGGAGTTCGTGAGGCTATTGAGAGTCTGCGCTCTGGACGGGGTAGTCTTACAGATTATTCCTCTGCAGTGCGTTCATTGACGTCGCGCTCCGCTGCTCTTGGAGATGCTGTCCCTACAGGAATTACTATGATAAAAGTTCGTCGACCTAGTGGCATAATTCGTTCGACAGCTGTCCGTTGGCGATATACTCCAGAGCATATTGGAGATTTTTCTTTGTTAGCTCCTTTGATTCCTGAAGATAAACGTTTATTCCAATCTCCGAGTTGCTCACTGTTTCGCGTGTCGTCAAAAAATTATTCTTGCCCTACTAATTCATTGTTTAGTTCCTATATGGTGCCCTATTTTTGGGAAGAAGTGCGGGTGCAAAATAAGCAACGCTTTGAGAGTGGCTATCACATAGGAAGTCGAGATGGGTTTCTACCTCTCTTTGGTCCTGTTGTTTGGGAACAGACGAAGGGGCCATATCGTGCGTATATTTTTAAAACAAGAGATAAACAGGGCAATACGTATCGCCTAGGAATGCTAAGGATTTCTTCTTATATACCTTCTGAATTAGAAGGTCTTGAAGATAATCACAAAGACAATCCTTGGGAGCTCTTTGGGGAGATTATTGATATTTTTCAAAAAGAAGCTGATGCTTTGATTATTGATCAGACTAATAATCCTGGGGGTAGTGTTTTCTATATGTATGGCTTGTTATCTATGTTAACAGATCGTCCTTTAGAGACGGCTAAACATAGATTGATCTTGACTCAGGATGAAGTTAGTTCGGCCTTGCACTGGCAGGATTTGTTAGAAGATGTTTTTACAGATGAGCAGGCAAGAACAGTCCTTGGAGAGACCATGGAAGGTTATTGCATGGATATGCATGCTGTAGCAGCGTTACAGAATTTTTCTCAACGTGTCCTTTCTTGCTGGGCTACTGGTGATATTAATCTTTCACAACCTTTGTTTTTATTGGGATTTGAATACATTCAACCTCATCCTAAACATCAGTTTACTAAGCCTCTGTTTATGTTGATAAATGAGAATGATTTTTCTTGTGGAGATTTAGCTCCGGCTATTTTAAAGGATAACGAGCGTGCAGTTTTAATTGGCAAGACAACAGCAGGAGCCGGGGGATTTGTCTTTCAAGTGACGTTCCCCAACCGTTCTGGTATTAAAGCTGTTTCTTTAACAGGATCTTTAGCGGTTAGAAAAGATGGAGATTTTATTGAGAATCTAGGGGTCTCTCCTCACATTGATCTTGGCTTTACTTCGAAAGATCTTCAGACTACTAGGTTTTCTGATTATATTGAGACAGTAAAGAATATAGTTACCACTTCTTTAGCTGAAAACGCTAAGAAACAAGAAGAGAAGAAACCTCAGGAAGAGTCTTCTGAGGTTACCTATGTGACTTATCCTTATGCTTAA
- the ispH gene encoding 4-hydroxy-3-methylbut-2-enyl diphosphate reductase translates to MRKLLVCNPRGFCSGVVRAIEVVERALERWGPPIYVKHEIVHNRHVVQSLRAKGAIFIEELTDVPEGQRIIYSAHGVSPMVRQQAKARNLIDIDATCGLVTKVHSAVKLYASKGYQVILIGHKKHVEVIGIIGEAPESVTVVECVADVETLTFSLETPLFYITQTTLSLDDVQEITAALQKRYPAIITLPSSSICYATTNRQNALRSILHRVNYVFVVGDVNSSNSNRLCEVALRRGIPANLINSSEDISKKILDYPGDIAITAGASTPEDVVQACIQKLSVIIPGLEIENDIFAIEDVVFQLPKALRCS, encoded by the coding sequence ATGAGAAAGCTTTTAGTCTGTAATCCTAGGGGCTTTTGCTCTGGAGTGGTTCGTGCAATTGAGGTTGTAGAACGTGCTTTAGAACGGTGGGGACCTCCCATTTATGTTAAGCATGAGATTGTGCACAATCGTCATGTTGTCCAATCCTTAAGAGCTAAGGGCGCTATTTTTATTGAGGAGCTGACTGATGTTCCTGAAGGCCAAAGGATAATTTACTCAGCCCACGGGGTTTCTCCTATGGTTCGGCAGCAAGCAAAGGCTCGTAATCTTATTGATATTGATGCTACGTGTGGTTTGGTCACTAAAGTGCATTCTGCTGTGAAGTTGTATGCCAGCAAGGGATACCAGGTAATTTTGATAGGTCATAAAAAACATGTTGAAGTCATTGGTATTATCGGAGAAGCTCCTGAAAGCGTTACTGTTGTAGAATGTGTTGCAGATGTAGAGACTTTGACTTTTAGTCTTGAGACTCCTTTGTTTTATATTACTCAGACAACTTTGAGTTTGGATGATGTTCAAGAGATTACAGCAGCTTTGCAAAAACGTTATCCTGCTATTATTACCCTTCCCAGCTCTTCGATTTGTTATGCGACTACAAACCGTCAAAATGCATTACGTTCTATTTTACATCGTGTCAACTATGTCTTTGTTGTTGGCGATGTAAATAGTTCTAACTCTAACCGCCTATGTGAAGTAGCTTTGAGGCGAGGAATCCCCGCTAATTTGATTAATAGTTCTGAAGACATTAGTAAGAAAATCTTAGACTACCCTGGAGATATAGCAATTACTGCAGGAGCTTCCACTCCTGAGGATGTTGTGCAGGCCTGTATTCAAAAACTTTCCGTAATTATTCCTGGCTTAGAAATAGAAAACGATATATTTGCTATAGAAGATGTTGTATTTCAATTGCCAAAAGCTCTTCGTTGTTCGTAG